A genomic window from Actinomycetaceae bacterium MB13-C1-2 includes:
- a CDS encoding FtsQ-type POTRA domain-containing protein yields the protein MSSKQPLIPPTRGGSGGSVSSIDERRAEKKRAGRRLWLVRGAIAGGVVALIALIGWLLLGSPAFALRADSVEVTGADTAYSPDSTLETIASSTDVYEGTPLLRVPLDTLESEIMKNPNVDQVTVSRAWPRGLSVEVIPRVPSMMQRLEEGFDLLGPDGVSLGQVTDPYPGVPTVVLSGYGTDGVTREAVEAAEVWGSLSQGLRDQVSVINVNGADITMQTTGGAEILWGTTDLSDVKSQVLEVLIAGREASIYNVMDPAYPSTR from the coding sequence GTGAGCAGTAAACAACCGCTGATTCCTCCCACACGAGGCGGTTCGGGAGGCTCGGTTTCCAGCATTGATGAGCGTCGCGCGGAGAAGAAGCGTGCTGGAAGGCGGCTTTGGCTAGTCCGCGGGGCCATCGCCGGAGGGGTGGTTGCCCTCATAGCTCTTATTGGTTGGCTACTCCTCGGCTCACCGGCGTTCGCCCTTAGGGCAGACTCGGTCGAGGTTACCGGGGCGGATACCGCCTACTCGCCGGATTCCACTCTCGAAACCATCGCCTCATCGACCGATGTGTATGAGGGAACACCACTACTTCGTGTTCCCCTGGACACGCTTGAGTCTGAGATTATGAAGAACCCAAACGTTGACCAAGTGACGGTCTCTCGCGCGTGGCCCAGGGGACTGTCAGTTGAGGTCATCCCAAGAGTCCCATCAATGATGCAGAGACTTGAGGAAGGATTCGACCTGCTTGGACCTGACGGTGTTTCGCTCGGGCAGGTTACCGATCCCTACCCGGGTGTTCCGACGGTGGTGCTTTCGGGGTATGGAACCGATGGAGTTACTCGGGAGGCTGTCGAGGCCGCCGAGGTCTGGGGATCTCTTTCCCAGGGTCTGCGAGACCAAGTTTCCGTCATCAACGTGAATGGAGCAGACATCACGATGCAGACTACCGGTGGTGCTGAGATCCTTTGGGGCACAACCGATTTGAGCGACGTCAAGAGCCAAGTCCTTGAGGTACTGATTGCCGGGCGCGAAGCGAGCATCTATAACGTGATGGATCCGGCCTATCCGTCAACCCGATAG
- the mraY gene encoding phospho-N-acetylmuramoyl-pentapeptide-transferase gives MIGVIGAFTIALVVSIVGTPILIKYLVQHEYGQFIRQDGPTTHHVKRGTPTMGGLVIILAIVVGVFVGSAINGSWPRYSAWLLILLLVGLGFIGFLDDFIKISKHRSLGLHPWAKIVGQIAVGTAFAILALVNPNPDGLTPGSMWISFTNTLSINLTFAGIALGVILFVLWVNFLVAAWSNAVNLTDGLDGLATGASIAAFSGYTLIAFWQFSQSCVRVSEPYVGCYATRDPLAIAIVCASVVGALIGFLWWNTSPAQIFMGDTGALALGGVFAGVSILTHTEFIAILIGGLYFVILMSDVIQIGSFKLRGKRVFRMAPLHHHFELKGWKEVTIVTRFWIVAALLVFAGVGVFYLEWVAAL, from the coding sequence ATGATCGGCGTAATCGGTGCGTTTACCATCGCTCTTGTTGTAAGCATTGTGGGAACTCCGATTCTCATCAAATACTTGGTCCAACACGAGTATGGACAGTTCATCAGGCAGGACGGACCAACCACGCACCATGTCAAACGTGGGACTCCGACCATGGGCGGTCTGGTAATCATCCTTGCCATTGTTGTCGGGGTGTTCGTGGGATCCGCGATCAACGGGAGCTGGCCCAGGTATTCGGCATGGCTCCTGATCCTGCTGCTGGTGGGCCTAGGTTTCATTGGATTCCTAGACGACTTCATCAAAATCAGTAAGCACCGTAGCCTTGGCCTTCACCCCTGGGCCAAGATAGTGGGTCAGATCGCAGTTGGAACGGCCTTTGCAATTCTTGCGCTGGTGAATCCAAACCCCGATGGTCTTACACCCGGTTCAATGTGGATCTCGTTCACAAACACCCTGTCGATCAACCTGACATTTGCTGGCATCGCCCTGGGGGTCATTCTCTTCGTACTGTGGGTGAACTTCCTGGTTGCGGCGTGGTCAAATGCCGTCAACCTAACGGACGGTCTGGACGGGTTGGCAACGGGAGCTTCGATCGCTGCCTTTTCTGGATATACGCTCATCGCCTTTTGGCAGTTTAGTCAGTCGTGCGTGCGGGTCTCTGAACCGTATGTCGGCTGCTATGCCACACGTGACCCGTTGGCAATAGCAATCGTCTGTGCTTCGGTTGTGGGGGCGCTAATCGGTTTCCTCTGGTGGAACACCTCACCGGCTCAGATCTTCATGGGCGATACGGGAGCTCTGGCTCTGGGAGGCGTCTTTGCCGGCGTCTCGATTCTGACCCACACCGAGTTCATCGCCATTCTGATCGGCGGCCTTTACTTCGTAATCTTGATGTCTGACGTGATCCAGATCGGGTCCTTCAAACTGCGAGGCAAACGGGTTTTCCGCATGGCACCCCTGCACCACCACTTCGAGTTGAAGGGGTGGAAGGAAGTAACCATCGTTACTCGATTCTGGATTGTCGCCGCGCTGCTCGTCTTCGCAGGCGTCGGAGTTTTCTACCTTGAGTGGGTTGCGGCGCTCTGA
- the murG gene encoding undecaprenyldiphospho-muramoylpentapeptide beta-N-acetylglucosaminyltransferase, protein MMPLRVVLAGGGTAGHVNPLLATAHVLRERGHGVVVLGTEEGLESDLVPSQGFRLAVIPKVPMPRRPSLQMFSVPGRLHEAVTRCMKVIDDADVVVGYGGYVSAPAYIAARKLGVPVVIHEQNVRAGWANKMGARFAAAVALTFPSTTLRAKSGRTEVTGMPLRTEIMELARVRQTDAGTRTARQEAARYFGMDPDLPTLLVTGGSLGALRLNNAVIEVAPDLPPDIQILHVTGKGKMAAVEKASSDPAVSVPWFVHEYITEMDQAMACADLVVCRSGAGTVSELTAIGMPALYVPFPIGNGEQALNAADQVRAGGALLVYDQDFGGATLKETVLPLLRNPDRLMAMGKASRSVSPGDGGENLVKMIEMAA, encoded by the coding sequence ATGATGCCGTTACGTGTTGTGCTCGCCGGTGGTGGAACGGCCGGACACGTAAACCCATTACTGGCAACGGCACACGTCCTTAGGGAGCGTGGCCACGGCGTAGTGGTCTTGGGCACCGAGGAGGGACTTGAGTCGGATCTGGTGCCTTCGCAGGGCTTCAGGCTCGCGGTGATTCCAAAGGTACCGATGCCAAGGCGTCCATCGCTTCAGATGTTCTCAGTTCCCGGCAGGCTACATGAAGCGGTCACCCGCTGTATGAAGGTTATTGACGATGCAGATGTCGTGGTTGGTTACGGGGGGTATGTTTCTGCCCCGGCATACATCGCGGCGAGGAAGCTTGGCGTTCCAGTAGTGATTCACGAACAGAACGTCAGGGCTGGCTGGGCAAACAAGATGGGCGCACGATTCGCCGCTGCAGTCGCACTTACGTTTCCCAGCACGACACTGCGGGCGAAAAGCGGTAGAACCGAGGTGACCGGGATGCCACTGCGGACCGAAATCATGGAACTGGCGCGGGTCAGGCAGACCGATGCGGGAACCCGCACCGCCCGACAGGAAGCGGCGCGTTACTTCGGCATGGATCCGGATCTTCCGACCCTGCTGGTGACCGGCGGCTCCCTCGGGGCGTTGAGGCTGAACAACGCAGTCATTGAGGTAGCTCCCGACCTCCCTCCTGATATCCAAATCCTCCACGTAACGGGCAAGGGAAAGATGGCTGCGGTCGAGAAGGCTAGTTCGGACCCTGCGGTGAGCGTGCCGTGGTTCGTCCACGAGTACATCACCGAGATGGATCAGGCAATGGCCTGTGCCGACCTGGTTGTCTGCCGCTCCGGTGCGGGGACCGTCTCGGAGTTGACCGCCATCGGAATGCCAGCCCTCTACGTACCATTCCCAATAGGCAACGGAGAACAGGCGCTCAATGCCGCAGATCAGGTCAGGGCTGGAGGCGCACTGCTGGTGTACGATCAGGACTTTGGAGGCGCAACGCTCAAGGAGACTGTGTTGCCGTTGCTCCGGAACCCAGACCGACTTATGGCGATGGGGAAGGCGTCACGCTCGGTGTCCCCGGGTGATGGTGGCGAGAACCTAGTCAAGATGATTGAGATGGCAGCATGA
- a CDS encoding FtsW/RodA/SpoVE family cell cycle protein — MPEQTSQSSRKTPRAAGKRFRLPKLQFGSSDSGPALTAVQTFYFILVPALLLGVFGLMMGFSATSVTNIAEGVNPYKSFLRTLLIACVALVLGAVATFVPPKWWERWSFWIFLAALALQLMLIPFGVSRGGNTNWIEIPGTGGQTIQPSEFLKLATALVLAKVLSGKFLDVNDWRAVLVWAGIPSLAAMAAVMVGADMGTMLIFVAIVVGALWMAGIPGRWLGYLGVLGVGALVFLVSISPSRIRRVIEFLPGYGTPPSTSAPTQTDHGLWALGSGGLTGLGAGASREKWNYLQEAHTDFIFAIIGEEFGLLGSLVVLAIFGALIFGIFQLSANTTSGFIRVASGAIGVWLAVQALINVGTVIGLVPVIGVPFPLVSYGGSSFLFTATSVGVLLSFARYDMAVASGNREAE; from the coding sequence ATGCCTGAGCAGACGTCGCAATCCTCTCGAAAAACCCCGCGGGCAGCAGGCAAGCGGTTTCGGTTGCCCAAACTGCAGTTCGGATCAAGTGACTCGGGTCCGGCGCTTACGGCGGTACAAACCTTCTACTTCATTTTGGTCCCTGCTTTGCTACTTGGCGTGTTCGGCCTGATGATGGGCTTTTCGGCCACTTCTGTCACTAATATTGCGGAGGGAGTAAACCCGTACAAGAGTTTCCTGCGGACCCTCCTGATAGCGTGCGTTGCCCTGGTTCTTGGGGCAGTAGCGACATTCGTTCCGCCGAAGTGGTGGGAGCGATGGTCCTTCTGGATATTTCTGGCCGCGCTGGCCCTTCAGCTGATGCTCATCCCCTTTGGCGTTTCGAGGGGCGGTAACACCAACTGGATTGAGATTCCCGGCACCGGCGGTCAGACGATTCAGCCATCAGAGTTCCTGAAGTTGGCGACCGCCCTGGTGCTCGCAAAGGTACTGTCAGGAAAATTCCTCGACGTGAACGACTGGCGCGCAGTCCTGGTCTGGGCCGGAATCCCCTCTCTCGCCGCCATGGCCGCAGTGATGGTCGGTGCGGACATGGGCACCATGCTGATCTTTGTCGCGATCGTTGTTGGTGCCCTTTGGATGGCAGGAATTCCGGGCAGATGGTTGGGTTACCTCGGGGTGCTAGGAGTGGGGGCTCTGGTTTTCCTGGTCTCGATAAGCCCATCCAGAATCAGGCGAGTCATTGAGTTTCTTCCCGGCTACGGGACCCCGCCATCAACTTCGGCTCCGACACAGACCGACCACGGACTATGGGCCCTGGGTTCGGGAGGATTAACCGGACTTGGTGCAGGCGCCTCGCGAGAGAAGTGGAACTATCTTCAAGAGGCACATACGGACTTCATCTTCGCGATTATCGGTGAGGAGTTCGGATTGCTTGGCTCGCTCGTAGTCTTGGCAATCTTTGGAGCCTTGATCTTTGGAATATTCCAGCTTTCGGCCAACACGACATCGGGGTTCATTCGCGTTGCATCTGGCGCAATAGGGGTTTGGCTTGCGGTCCAGGCATTGATCAATGTCGGTACGGTGATCGGGCTGGTTCCCGTGATCGGAGTTCCGTTCCCCCTGGTGTCCTACGGCGGCTCTTCTTTCTTATTTACTGCAACATCGGTTGGAGTGCTGCTGTCTTTTGCTAGATATGACATGGCAGTCGCTTCAGGGAACAGGGAGGCTGAATGA
- the ftsZ gene encoding cell division protein FtsZ — translation MAAPQNHLAVIKVVGVGGGGVNAVNRMIESGMKGVEFIAINTDAQALLMSDADTKLDIGREITKGLGAGADPAVGRKAAEDHVEEISDAISGADMVFVTAGEGGGTGTGGAPTVARIAREGGALTVGVVTRPFAFEGSRRSQQAEAGIAALRDEVDTLIIIPNERLLEVSDQTLSILDAFMAADQVLYSGVQGITELITIPGLINVDFNDVKSVMKDAGSALMGMGNASGEDRALRAVEEAISSPLLEASIDGAHGVLIFFQGGPDMGIHEIDHAATLVREAAHPEANVIVGAVIDDALGDELRVTVIGAGFDVVTPQPASQPRAGQTKTESVDQPRVQAPVAAPPAELPTEGDWMSASRTPRTAPLHRAEPEVPTRTGAVRMIDLDEAEQSVSKGESEPGFVVPRIFEDDSQSDLDIPDFLR, via the coding sequence GTGGCCGCACCACAGAACCATCTAGCCGTCATCAAGGTCGTCGGCGTCGGGGGAGGCGGAGTAAACGCTGTCAACCGCATGATCGAGTCCGGGATGAAGGGCGTCGAGTTCATTGCGATAAACACCGACGCTCAGGCGCTGTTGATGTCCGATGCTGACACCAAGCTGGATATCGGTCGTGAGATCACCAAGGGTCTCGGTGCGGGCGCCGATCCTGCTGTCGGTCGTAAAGCAGCAGAGGACCACGTCGAGGAAATTTCTGACGCTATCAGCGGCGCAGATATGGTTTTCGTGACGGCCGGTGAAGGTGGTGGCACCGGAACTGGTGGAGCTCCCACAGTTGCGCGTATTGCCCGCGAAGGCGGCGCGCTGACCGTTGGTGTTGTCACGCGCCCGTTCGCGTTTGAAGGAAGCCGTCGCTCTCAACAGGCTGAGGCGGGGATTGCTGCCCTTCGCGATGAGGTTGACACGCTCATAATCATCCCGAATGAACGTCTGCTTGAGGTTTCAGATCAGACACTGTCCATCCTCGATGCGTTCATGGCAGCCGATCAGGTCCTCTACTCTGGCGTTCAAGGAATCACTGAGCTGATTACTATTCCAGGCCTGATTAACGTTGACTTTAACGATGTCAAGTCGGTTATGAAGGACGCCGGATCAGCGCTGATGGGGATGGGTAATGCTTCCGGGGAAGATCGCGCTCTGCGAGCGGTTGAGGAAGCGATTTCTTCGCCGCTTCTTGAGGCTTCAATCGATGGTGCCCACGGAGTTCTAATCTTTTTCCAGGGTGGTCCTGACATGGGAATCCACGAGATTGACCACGCAGCTACACTGGTTCGTGAGGCCGCGCACCCCGAGGCGAACGTGATAGTCGGCGCCGTGATCGATGACGCACTGGGTGATGAACTTCGAGTGACGGTGATTGGTGCCGGATTTGATGTTGTTACGCCGCAGCCCGCCAGTCAACCTCGTGCAGGGCAGACGAAGACTGAGTCCGTCGACCAACCGAGGGTGCAGGCGCCGGTTGCCGCTCCGCCGGCCGAACTGCCGACCGAAGGCGACTGGATGAGCGCATCAAGGACTCCTCGTACGGCGCCTCTTCATCGGGCCGAACCGGAGGTTCCGACGCGAACCGGAGCGGTTCGGATGATTGATCTAGACGAGGCTGAGCAGTCGGTATCCAAGGGCGAGTCGGAACCCGGGTTCGTGGTACCAAGGATTTTCGAGGACGACTCACAGTCAGATTTGGACATTCCAGACTTCTTGCGCTGA
- the murF gene encoding UDP-N-acetylmuramoyl-tripeptide--D-alanyl-D-alanine ligase, producing the protein MAQATEGSLVLTPNERMEEPEQSVDLSLVVTDSREVSVGSTYVARIGENSDGHDFARSAVERGASLLIVERELPEIPVAQIVVDEATFALGRLAKAHLADLRRSADIKVIGITGSAGKTTTKDLLGRVLSGFGPSVWPKLSFNNEVGCPMTILQANEATRYLVLEMGASARGELRYLTNIAPLDIGVVLMVGRAHLGGFGGVQGLAEAKAELVEGILPSGTAVLNLDDDRVVPMSSVAPGHICWFSAKGIARADVRAENIEFDEAGRASFDVSTDSFTSRLQLGLVGRHQVSNALAAISAAHVLELGLDRVTSLISGLEAGSPHRMDVRALDIPLEGQNCSVRLIDDSYNANPDSMKAAFQTARQLAGNGRLFMVLGEMLELGSDSDEIHREVGEAALSVSPAGLVLIGPAKAYVPDATPGVLVMRAEDSDQAADLLRRRLRSGDTILVKGSNGSRSWKVADELVQMNEFSSKAEMA; encoded by the coding sequence GTGGCACAGGCTACAGAAGGAAGTTTGGTCCTCACCCCGAATGAGCGGATGGAAGAGCCTGAACAGTCGGTCGATCTGTCACTCGTGGTTACGGACTCGCGCGAAGTGTCTGTGGGGAGCACATATGTTGCTCGAATCGGCGAGAACTCCGACGGACACGACTTCGCTAGATCTGCAGTAGAGCGTGGGGCGTCTCTACTTATCGTAGAGCGCGAGCTACCCGAGATACCGGTTGCTCAGATAGTGGTCGACGAAGCTACCTTCGCTCTCGGTAGGCTCGCCAAGGCACACTTAGCTGATCTGCGTCGTAGCGCAGACATCAAGGTTATTGGCATCACAGGTTCGGCGGGAAAGACGACCACCAAGGACCTGCTCGGGAGGGTTCTCTCTGGATTTGGGCCGAGTGTGTGGCCTAAGCTCTCGTTCAATAACGAGGTCGGTTGTCCCATGACCATTCTTCAGGCTAATGAGGCGACTCGTTACCTGGTACTAGAAATGGGTGCGTCTGCCAGGGGAGAGTTGCGGTACCTGACGAATATCGCTCCTCTTGATATCGGGGTTGTCCTTATGGTGGGACGCGCCCACCTGGGAGGCTTTGGAGGGGTGCAGGGCCTCGCCGAAGCAAAGGCGGAACTGGTAGAGGGAATCCTTCCCTCGGGCACGGCTGTTTTGAACCTAGATGATGACCGAGTGGTCCCGATGAGTAGCGTTGCCCCGGGTCACATATGTTGGTTTTCTGCCAAAGGTATCGCGCGGGCCGATGTGCGGGCAGAGAATATCGAGTTCGATGAAGCCGGACGTGCCAGCTTCGATGTTTCTACCGATTCGTTTACCTCTCGCTTGCAGCTCGGCTTAGTCGGGAGACACCAGGTGAGTAACGCACTAGCGGCCATTTCGGCCGCTCATGTTCTCGAGTTGGGCCTCGACAGGGTCACCTCGTTGATTAGCGGTCTTGAGGCTGGTTCTCCACATCGAATGGATGTTCGCGCTCTCGATATTCCACTTGAGGGGCAGAACTGTTCGGTCCGCCTAATTGACGACTCCTATAACGCGAACCCCGATTCGATGAAGGCCGCCTTCCAAACGGCTCGTCAGCTCGCGGGTAATGGGCGACTGTTTATGGTCCTTGGAGAGATGCTGGAGCTCGGCTCAGATAGCGACGAGATTCACCGGGAGGTGGGGGAGGCGGCGTTATCTGTATCTCCCGCCGGGCTGGTACTTATCGGGCCTGCAAAAGCCTATGTTCCCGACGCGACCCCCGGAGTCCTTGTGATGCGGGCTGAAGACTCAGACCAGGCGGCAGATCTGCTCCGGAGAAGACTTCGATCAGGAGATACTATCCTTGTCAAAGGTTCGAATGGTTCGCGGTCCTGGAAAGTTGCAGACGAACTGGTCCAAATGAATGAGTTCTCCTCGAAAGCAGAGATGGCATGA
- the murD gene encoding UDP-N-acetylmuramoyl-L-alanine--D-glutamate ligase — MISASSASSRRRAAVLGAGISGLASAELLRTHGFEVAVFSQAPLETGYEVVVDESADSLAKKVTDYAPELVVASPGIPEHSPLIQAPLSAGIRVIGEVQLAWDLSHTCEGEQVAPKWLCVTGTNGKTTTVGMTAAILAAAGYRAPEVGNIGYPITRAIQEPADVLVVELSSFQLATSPDLEPSAAICLNIDSDHIDWHGDRKSYAAAKSRVYDHVDRARIFFDDEPETEEMAQNGTDSEGSRLVSLKFGSAVKGAVGVKDGAVIDCAFTDDGRAEVLFYLADVPLLASADLSNPASDPLVRDALAAAALARSFGVSSKDVLKGLSDFVPQGHRRAPVPTSDGVRWVDDSKATNVHAALAAARSVEPGTLIWIVGGDAKGQDLSPVFEFAAKQAKALVLVGADPEPLIALRDTYAPKTAMTVAGSGPDGASVLRSAVRACAEIAVPGDTVLLAPGCASWDQFNSYGERGDAFAEAIRELEVAEGS; from the coding sequence ATGATCTCTGCGAGTTCCGCGTCCTCACGTCGGCGCGCTGCAGTCCTGGGTGCCGGAATCTCCGGCCTGGCCTCCGCTGAACTATTGCGGACCCACGGTTTTGAAGTTGCCGTCTTTTCGCAGGCACCCCTAGAAACTGGTTACGAGGTCGTCGTTGATGAGAGTGCCGACTCTTTGGCAAAAAAGGTCACGGATTACGCCCCTGAACTTGTCGTCGCATCACCGGGAATCCCTGAGCACTCACCGCTGATCCAAGCTCCTCTTTCAGCGGGCATACGGGTCATCGGAGAGGTACAGCTCGCCTGGGATCTGAGTCATACCTGCGAGGGAGAGCAGGTTGCACCGAAATGGCTCTGCGTCACCGGTACTAATGGGAAGACGACCACGGTCGGGATGACGGCCGCGATTCTGGCTGCCGCCGGGTATCGGGCTCCAGAAGTGGGGAATATCGGCTATCCAATTACGCGGGCGATTCAGGAACCCGCCGATGTCTTGGTGGTTGAACTATCGTCCTTTCAGTTGGCGACTTCCCCGGATTTGGAGCCGAGCGCCGCCATCTGCCTGAATATTGACAGTGACCATATCGACTGGCATGGAGACAGGAAGAGCTACGCGGCGGCCAAGTCGCGAGTCTACGACCATGTCGACCGGGCCAGAATCTTCTTTGATGATGAACCAGAGACCGAAGAGATGGCTCAAAACGGCACTGACTCAGAGGGGTCAAGGCTGGTATCACTGAAATTTGGTTCCGCCGTAAAGGGTGCTGTCGGGGTCAAGGATGGGGCAGTGATTGATTGCGCGTTCACCGATGATGGCCGCGCCGAGGTGCTGTTCTATTTGGCTGACGTGCCGCTGCTGGCCAGCGCTGATCTTTCAAACCCAGCGAGTGATCCGCTGGTTCGGGACGCGCTTGCCGCAGCCGCCCTCGCACGATCCTTTGGGGTGTCGTCGAAGGACGTCCTAAAAGGACTGTCCGACTTTGTACCTCAGGGCCACCGGCGCGCGCCGGTCCCGACCTCTGACGGCGTTCGCTGGGTCGATGATTCTAAGGCCACGAACGTGCATGCCGCACTGGCCGCCGCCCGTAGCGTAGAACCTGGAACACTAATCTGGATTGTCGGGGGCGATGCGAAGGGACAGGATCTTTCGCCCGTCTTTGAATTCGCTGCGAAACAGGCCAAAGCTTTGGTTCTGGTCGGAGCGGATCCGGAGCCGCTCATTGCACTCCGGGACACGTACGCTCCTAAGACTGCGATGACGGTCGCGGGGAGCGGCCCGGATGGGGCGTCAGTGTTGCGCAGCGCCGTGCGCGCCTGCGCAGAAATAGCTGTGCCCGGCGATACGGTATTGCTAGCCCCCGGCTGTGCCTCTTGGGACCAGTTCAACAGCTACGGTGAACGGGGTGATGCCTTTGCGGAGGCGATCAGAGAGCTTGAGGTAGCGGAGGGGTCTTAG
- a CDS encoding YggT family protein, translating to MVLVIIGSILQWASSLYVLVLLARVGFDWARILAPRWIPSDAVLRIADWVYRLTDPPLIWMRKYIPPLRLGNVALDVGFLVVFLAVTVVGRFGQFLQYLG from the coding sequence GTGGTACTAGTAATAATCGGTTCGATTCTTCAGTGGGCGTCGTCGCTGTATGTGCTCGTCCTACTGGCCCGAGTTGGCTTTGACTGGGCCAGGATCCTGGCTCCGCGTTGGATTCCTTCAGATGCTGTTCTTCGAATTGCCGACTGGGTCTATCGCCTCACGGACCCGCCCCTTATTTGGATGAGGAAGTATATTCCCCCGCTGAGGCTTGGAAATGTTGCCCTAGACGTTGGCTTCTTGGTTGTCTTCTTGGCAGTCACGGTAGTGGGACGTTTCGGACAGTTTCTTCAGTATCTCGGATAG
- the murC gene encoding UDP-N-acetylmuramate--L-alanine ligase → MNDSNGPRTEQQQVGLDPSYHMIGIGGHGMSVVAELLQVQGARVSGSDRDDSETLHLLQGMGIDAYTPHGAKEFDVDATVVLSSAIKPGNVELIAARERGQKIIHRSQALALAARDQSFVAVAGTHGKTTSSAMIAVALLEAGMDPSFAIGSSIDGVGTGARSGTEVFIAEADESDRSFLNYSPQIELITNIEPDHLDSFGTAEAFYDIFRQFADRIVSGGSLVCCAEDRGSVELALKMRAREDITILTYGRPECSLVEPDVSILNAEVGTEGTVATLRYREVDTSLELVATGEHNLVNAAGAWACCLSLGVAPEVAAKGLAAFRGTERRFEVCGVDQGRTLIDDFAHHPTEVATALRQARLVAGDNNVIVVFQPHLYSRTKFFKQEFADALAIADTAVVADIDGAREDASQGVGITSDLIVDLAPDGANLILGGPAVNAARTGADLTGAGDLCILMGCGNIYLQEPTVLKRWAETPLDTDDK, encoded by the coding sequence ATGAATGACTCAAACGGACCCCGGACCGAACAGCAACAGGTGGGTCTTGATCCCTCGTACCACATGATCGGGATCGGCGGTCATGGAATGTCCGTTGTCGCAGAGCTACTTCAGGTGCAAGGGGCCCGGGTCAGCGGATCCGACCGCGACGACTCTGAGACGTTGCACCTACTCCAGGGAATGGGAATCGACGCCTACACACCGCACGGGGCTAAGGAATTCGACGTTGACGCAACGGTGGTTCTCTCATCAGCGATCAAACCTGGCAACGTTGAACTGATAGCAGCCAGGGAGCGGGGACAGAAAATCATCCACCGCTCGCAGGCGCTGGCGCTCGCGGCGCGCGATCAATCGTTTGTGGCGGTGGCGGGAACCCACGGTAAGACAACCAGTTCAGCAATGATTGCTGTCGCCCTGCTTGAGGCGGGAATGGATCCCTCCTTCGCGATTGGATCGTCGATTGACGGCGTTGGTACCGGTGCGAGAAGCGGTACTGAGGTTTTTATTGCGGAGGCAGACGAGTCCGACCGATCCTTCCTTAACTACAGCCCGCAGATAGAACTGATCACCAATATCGAGCCGGACCATCTTGACAGTTTTGGTACGGCGGAAGCCTTTTATGACATCTTCCGACAGTTCGCGGATCGCATCGTCTCCGGGGGGTCACTTGTGTGCTGCGCCGAGGACCGGGGGAGCGTGGAACTGGCACTAAAGATGCGAGCCAGGGAAGACATTACGATCCTTACGTATGGCCGCCCCGAGTGCTCGCTCGTTGAACCCGACGTGAGCATTCTTAATGCTGAGGTGGGGACCGAGGGAACTGTCGCGACCCTCCGCTACCGGGAAGTCGATACCTCTCTTGAACTGGTAGCAACTGGAGAACATAACCTGGTGAATGCCGCAGGTGCTTGGGCATGCTGTCTGAGTCTGGGCGTCGCCCCGGAAGTCGCTGCAAAGGGACTGGCCGCCTTCAGAGGGACAGAGCGACGTTTCGAGGTTTGCGGGGTGGATCAAGGACGCACTCTGATAGACGATTTCGCGCACCACCCAACCGAGGTCGCCACGGCCCTTCGCCAGGCGAGGTTGGTTGCAGGAGACAACAACGTGATCGTCGTTTTTCAGCCGCATCTATATTCGCGAACCAAGTTTTTCAAACAGGAGTTTGCGGATGCTTTGGCAATTGCTGACACGGCCGTGGTCGCTGACATAGACGGAGCCAGAGAAGACGCATCTCAGGGTGTTGGAATCACCTCAGACCTGATAGTTGACCTGGCTCCAGATGGAGCAAATCTGATTCTGGGCGGACCGGCCGTGAACGCGGCTCGAACGGGAGCGGATCTGACCGGCGCGGGCGATCTTTGCATTCTGATGGGTTGCGGCAACATCTATTTGCAGGAGCCGACGGTGCTTAAGCGCTGGGCCGAAACTCCGCTTGACACCGATGACAAGTAA
- a CDS encoding cell division protein SepF, which translates to MAERFNRAMELMGWRVPVENDDYEDVDGFAEEGAREFTLQSLPGGDVDGPRTEHRPEFHSVSSTPAGSLRRISTIHPESYADARAIGEAFRSGIPVIMNLSDLPDSEARRVVDFAAGLVFGLQGNIERVTSRVFLLSPRTVEVTSSGSSTSSAMFG; encoded by the coding sequence ATGGCGGAGCGATTCAACCGTGCGATGGAGCTCATGGGATGGCGCGTACCGGTCGAGAACGACGACTATGAGGATGTCGATGGGTTCGCGGAAGAAGGCGCCAGAGAATTCACCCTGCAGTCGCTCCCCGGCGGTGACGTAGACGGACCAAGGACTGAGCATCGCCCCGAGTTCCATTCTGTCTCGTCCACCCCGGCTGGTTCACTCCGCCGGATATCGACGATTCATCCGGAGAGCTATGCGGATGCACGCGCAATCGGCGAGGCGTTCCGCTCTGGGATTCCGGTAATTATGAACTTAAGTGATCTTCCCGATTCGGAAGCTAGGCGCGTGGTTGACTTTGCCGCGGGTCTTGTCTTTGGGTTGCAGGGTAATATCGAACGAGTGACCTCTAGGGTGTTTTTGCTTTCGCCTCGCACTGTCGAGGTCACCTCAAGCGGAAGTTCCACCTCTTCCGCGATGTTCGGATGA